One genomic window of Pungitius pungitius chromosome 11, fPunPun2.1, whole genome shotgun sequence includes the following:
- the cd27 gene encoding tumor necrosis factor receptor superfamily member 6 isoform X3, with amino-acid sequence MKPDVFVFTLLFSPYFLSPVCPINCNETQYDWPMDGPQLCCNKCPPGEHMVRRPVITCGIECRPCPGALYIDTYNVEMSCEICQKCDKPHMEYSSLCSTTRNAVCKCKAGYRCIDASCKECEAMPSTTTKPTLPPSTTGDITTQLEPSQPVNDTVWFLVIIALLCAGITMVAVAKIKPFLLWIKSKHGYVLAKDPQPASRCSEDEEVSAPIQEVLGKCEV; translated from the exons ATGAAGCCagacgtttttgtttttactttgctgTTCAGTCCCTACTTCCTTTCTCCCGTTTGTCCCATAAACTGCAATGAAACACAGTATGACTGGCCAATGGACGGACCCCAGCTGTGCTGTAACAAGTGCCCTCCAG GGGAACATATGGTGCGGCGTCCAGTTATAACTTGCGGAATTGAGTGTCGCCCCTGCCCTGGTGCCCTGTACATTGATACCTACAACGTGGAGATGAGCTGCGAAATTTGCCAAAAATGCGATAAAC cACACATGGAGTATTCCTCGCTATGTAGCACGACTCGTAACGCTGTGTGCAAATGTAAAGCTGGCTACAGATGCATAGACGCTTCCTGCAAAGAGTGTGAGGCGATGCCATCCACCACCACCAAACCCACGCTCCCTCCATCCACTACAG GAGATATTACCACTCAATTGGAACCTTCTCAACCAGTCAATG ACACAGTGTGGTTCCTGGTGATAATCGCCCTCCTGTGTGCAGGGATCACGATGGTTGCTGTAGCAAAAATCAAGCCTTTTTTACTGTGGATCAAATCTAAACATG GCTACGTTTTGGCTAAAGATCCCCAACCAGCATCGCGATGCTCCGAAGATGAGGAAGTATCTGCCCCCATTCAGGAAGTTCTTGGGAAATGCGAAGTATGA
- the cd27 gene encoding tumor necrosis factor receptor superfamily member 6 isoform X1: protein MKKGCHSIRMFLSLPLGGSQVASVLTLSSTMKPDVFVFTLLFSPYFLSPVCPINCNETQYDWPMDGPQLCCNKCPPGEHMVRRPVITCGIECRPCPGALYIDTYNVEMSCEICQKCDKPHMEYSSLCSTTRNAVCKCKAGYRCIDASCKECEAMPSTTTKPTLPPSTTGDITTQLEPSQPVNDTVWFLVIIALLCAGITMVAVAKIKPFLLWIKSKHGYVLAKDPQPASRCSEDEEVSAPIQEVLGKCEV from the exons ATGAAGAAAGGCTGCCACTCAATTAGGATGTTTCTGAG TCTCCCGCTCGGAGGGTCCCAGGTTGCATCTGTTCTCACACTCTCGTCCACG ATGAAGCCagacgtttttgtttttactttgctgTTCAGTCCCTACTTCCTTTCTCCCGTTTGTCCCATAAACTGCAATGAAACACAGTATGACTGGCCAATGGACGGACCCCAGCTGTGCTGTAACAAGTGCCCTCCAG GGGAACATATGGTGCGGCGTCCAGTTATAACTTGCGGAATTGAGTGTCGCCCCTGCCCTGGTGCCCTGTACATTGATACCTACAACGTGGAGATGAGCTGCGAAATTTGCCAAAAATGCGATAAAC cACACATGGAGTATTCCTCGCTATGTAGCACGACTCGTAACGCTGTGTGCAAATGTAAAGCTGGCTACAGATGCATAGACGCTTCCTGCAAAGAGTGTGAGGCGATGCCATCCACCACCACCAAACCCACGCTCCCTCCATCCACTACAG GAGATATTACCACTCAATTGGAACCTTCTCAACCAGTCAATG ACACAGTGTGGTTCCTGGTGATAATCGCCCTCCTGTGTGCAGGGATCACGATGGTTGCTGTAGCAAAAATCAAGCCTTTTTTACTGTGGATCAAATCTAAACATG GCTACGTTTTGGCTAAAGATCCCCAACCAGCATCGCGATGCTCCGAAGATGAGGAAGTATCTGCCCCCATTCAGGAAGTTCTTGGGAAATGCGAAGTATGA
- the tnfrsf1a gene encoding tumor necrosis factor receptor superfamily member 1A → MMAADELAGRLTKKNLVGTILLVLMCLSLPTLTLSEPPGEPCPHGDYEVEKGICCNKCPRGTKLVEKCNATGQRSKCESCPEKEYTDQENFHPNCHRCKTCKVHEETVSACQKDQNTVCRCKAGFYKSKIDSEAYQCLQCTTCGENKKQKQECTAEKNTECECIENYYKAKSKCILCTNCTAECQHHCSTALPVTTIDPKNDQYLIKTIAVVAFIAGVSLAVVAIVTFVATKRFTRKKLLKQSSLPADGSPDPCEQVLVHNEELSDNMGVKAVPQSPVSEQEPSNLPDCIPLEIKIPDLIYTVLDLVPVLRVKQLVRSLGVKDTEIEQAEVDHRSCREAHYQMLRVWAERGSLAGAGGRGGMMHWPLLQELLAELRKMHLGHAAEELETKYGIQ, encoded by the exons ATGATGGCGGCAGATGAGCTTGCAGGAAGATTGaccaaaaaaaaccttgttggCACAATACTGCTCGTCCTTATG TGCCTTTCCCTCCCCACTCTGACGTTGTCGGAGCCTCCAGGGGAGCCGTGTCCACACGGGGACTATGAGGTTGAAAAGGGGATTTGTTGCAACAAATGCCCTCGAG GTACCAAGCTTGTAGAAAAGTGCAATGCTACAGGTCAGAGAAGTAAGTGTGAAAGCTGTCCGGAAAAAGAATATACAGACCAGGAAAACTTCCACCCTAACTGTCATCGTTGCAAGACCTGCAAGG tGCATGAAGAGACAGTGTCAGCGTGTCAAAAAGACCAAAACACAGTGTGTCGCTGTAAAGCTGGTTTTTACAAGTCTAAAATCGACTCAGAAGCCTACCAGTGTCTCCAATGTACCACATGTGGCgagaataaaaagcaaaaacaggAAT GTACGGCAGAGAAAAACACTGAGTGTGAATGTATAGAGAACTACTACAAAGCCAAGAGCAAGTGTATACTCTGCACGAA TTGTACCGCTGAGTGCCAACATCACTGCTCAACGGCACTTCCTGTGACTACAATAG ATCCTAAAAATGATCAATACCTGATCAAGACGATTGCTGTAGTTGCATTTATTGCCGGGGTGTCTCTAGCGGTGGTGGCTATCGTCACCTTCGTGGCCACAAAGCGGTTCACGAGGAAGAAGTTGCTGAAGCAGTCCAGCCTCCCGGCGGACGGCTCCCCGGACCCGTGCGAG CAAGTCCTGGTTCACAACGAGGAACTTTCAGACAACATGGGTGTCAAAGCTGTCCCCCAAAGCCCCGTGAGTGAACAGGAGCCGTCCAATCTGCCCGACTGCATCCCCCTGGAAATCAAGA TCCCCGACCTGATCTACACGGTGCTGGACCTGGTCCCCGTGCTGCGGGTGAAGCAGCTGGTGCGTTCTCTCGGTGTGAAGGACACAGAGATCGAACAAGCAGAGGTGGATCACAGGTCCTGCCGCGAGGCTCACTACCAGATGCTGAGGGTGTGGGCCGAGAGAGGGTCGCTTGCCGGTGCGGGCGGTAGAGGCGGAATGATGCACTGGCCCTTGTTGCAGGAATTGTTGGCCGAGCTGAGAAAGATGCATCTGGGACATGCAGCCGAGGAGCTGGAGACAAAGTACGGCATTCAGTAA
- the cd27 gene encoding tumor necrosis factor receptor superfamily member 14 isoform X2 yields the protein MKKGCHSIRMFLSLPLGGSQVASVLTLSSTMKPDVFVFTLLFSPYFLSPVCPINCNETQYDWPMDGPQLCCNKCPPGEHMVRRPVITCGIECRPCPGALYIDTYNVEMSCEICQKCDKPHMEYSSLCSTTRNAVCKCKAGYRCIDASCKECEAMPSTTTKPTLPPSTTGDITTQLEPSQPVNGITMVAVAKIKPFLLWIKSKHGYVLAKDPQPASRCSEDEEVSAPIQEVLGKCEV from the exons ATGAAGAAAGGCTGCCACTCAATTAGGATGTTTCTGAG TCTCCCGCTCGGAGGGTCCCAGGTTGCATCTGTTCTCACACTCTCGTCCACG ATGAAGCCagacgtttttgtttttactttgctgTTCAGTCCCTACTTCCTTTCTCCCGTTTGTCCCATAAACTGCAATGAAACACAGTATGACTGGCCAATGGACGGACCCCAGCTGTGCTGTAACAAGTGCCCTCCAG GGGAACATATGGTGCGGCGTCCAGTTATAACTTGCGGAATTGAGTGTCGCCCCTGCCCTGGTGCCCTGTACATTGATACCTACAACGTGGAGATGAGCTGCGAAATTTGCCAAAAATGCGATAAAC cACACATGGAGTATTCCTCGCTATGTAGCACGACTCGTAACGCTGTGTGCAAATGTAAAGCTGGCTACAGATGCATAGACGCTTCCTGCAAAGAGTGTGAGGCGATGCCATCCACCACCACCAAACCCACGCTCCCTCCATCCACTACAG GAGATATTACCACTCAATTGGAACCTTCTCAACCAGTCAATG GGATCACGATGGTTGCTGTAGCAAAAATCAAGCCTTTTTTACTGTGGATCAAATCTAAACATG GCTACGTTTTGGCTAAAGATCCCCAACCAGCATCGCGATGCTCCGAAGATGAGGAAGTATCTGCCCCCATTCAGGAAGTTCTTGGGAAATGCGAAGTATGA